One Gossypium hirsutum isolate 1008001.06 chromosome A11, Gossypium_hirsutum_v2.1, whole genome shotgun sequence genomic window carries:
- the LOC107957757 gene encoding uncharacterized protein, producing MEALMKKYGVHHSIATAYHPQTNDQVEISNLEIKTILEKMVKPIRKDWSLRLNDALWAYWMAYKVPIGMTPYQLVFGKGYHLLVQLEHKAYWAIQQCNMELEPVGRARKLDIQELEEIRNNAYDNARIYRDKTKLFHDKKISQKHFSIGQKVLLYNSMLKLFLGKLRS from the coding sequence ATGGAGGCACTTATGAAAAAATACGGAGTTCACCACAGTATTGCTACAGCCTATCACCCCCAAACGAACGATCAAGTGGAAATCTCGAACCTAGAAATCAAGACCATTTTAGAGAAAATGGTTAAGCCTATCCGAAAGGATTGGAGTCTTCGGCTAAATGACGCACTTTGGGCTTATTGGATGGCATATAAGGTACCAATTGGTATGACCCCATATCAGCTTGTTTTTGGCAAGGGTTACCACCTTCTAGTACAATTGGAACATAAGGCCTACTGGGCTATACAACAATGTAACATGGAGTTGGAACCTGTGGGAAGAGCAAGGAAATTAGACATCCAAGAATTGGAGGAAATTCGTAATAATGCCTACGATAATGCTCGTATCTATAGGGACAAAACAAAATTGTTTCATGACAAGAAAATATCCCAGAAGCATTTCTCAATAGGACAAAAAGTGTTGCTTTACAACTCCA